In a single window of the Acyrthosiphon pisum isolate AL4f chromosome X, pea_aphid_22Mar2018_4r6ur, whole genome shotgun sequence genome:
- the LOC115033234 gene encoding E3 ubiquitin-protein ligase SHPRH-like, translating to MEKLMDVMIDECRGVCNKALAELVSKLNDIAELYLHVNEPAAAVEHYRTVLELIEKYNDKKLEIDICQKIRAMYNLSTVLDENTTLNRALNDSDLKRDVELLEKEYLDASKQNIESTHRTVKFYSDKVANILGNKTLRYSEWWSDILDWIISPNDFLADVQTELEDYCVPGVPNIAKRLKSVNDVHNTLSVWLDDLHTARISTISKLKALEDASMSDLVQRALMCHLSLRIRKRRCFLCNAETQLVIYGSLLFSASNKQMYDSTSKCLLKMSQKEFLLINAAEHIKVLELVREEFRYLKFLYTHTRDSVYAHEKIGVAKSRRTNKFRCIPLVDLKFGEITITTAYLEKKVGILLYLENLKKEKENSTEVDTCPICCLNGDTGWAFFECGHSVCNQCLETMCNHSDTFKVDCPMCRISTPINCISYVKNNQEGAGSNIVIKGSFSTKIECVTLKLMELISQDPNVKVLIFSNWDKALNLLGEALDQNSISYRILKTGTKYKKTLKDFKVCKKLR from the exons ATGGAAAAGTTAATGGATGTAATGATAGATGAATGTCGTGGTGTATGTAATAAAGCTTTAGCTGAACTTGTTTCCAAGCTCAATGACATTGCTGAATTATATCTTCATGTTAATGAACCAGCCGCTGCTGTTGAACATTATAGGACAGTGTTAgaactaatagaaaaatataacgataaaaaacttgaaattgatATATGTCAG aaaatccGTGCTATGTATAATTTGTCCACTGTACTTGATGAAAATACAACCTTAAACCGTGCATTAAATGATTCAGACTTAAAAAGGGATGTGGAACTACTTGAAAAAGAATATCTTGATGCGAGTAAACAAAAT attgaATCAACTCATAGAACTGTTAAGTTTTATTCAGATAAGGTAGCTAATATTCTCGGGAATAAAACCCTACGTTATTCTGAATGGTGGTCAGACATTTTGGACTGGATTATTTCACCAAATGACTTTTTAGCTGATGTACAAACAGAGTTGGAGGATTATTGTGTGCCTGGTGTTCCAAATATTGCAAAacg attGAAGTCAGTAAATGATGTCCATAATACTCTTAGTGTTTGGCTAGATGACCTACATACAGCAAGAATAAGCacaatatcaaaactaaaagcTTTAGAAGATGCATCCATGAGTGACTTGGTTCAAAGGGCATTAATGTGTCATCTAAGTTTAAGAATAAGAAAGAG gcGATGTTTTTTATGTAATGCTGAAACGCAACTAGTAATATATGGATCATTGTTGTTTAGTGCTTCtaataaacaaatgtatgaCAGTACTAGTAAATGCTTATTGAAGATGTCTCAAAAAGaatttttacttataa ATGCAGCTGAACATATAAAGGTATTGGAGTTGGTACGTGAAGAATTCCGTTACTTAAAGTTTCTATATACTCATACCAGAGACAGCGTTTATGCTCATGAGAAGATAGGTGTGGCAAAGTCACGGAGGACAAATAAATTTCGTTGTATACCATTG GTGGATCTTAAATTTGgagaaataacaataactacagcttatttagaaaaaaaagtcgGAATCCTACTTTatctagaaaatttaaaaaaagaaaaagaaaactcTACTGAAGTTGATACATGTCCAATTTGTTGTCTCAATGGTGATACCGGG TGGGCATTTTTTGAATGTGGCCATAGTGTGTGTAATCAGTGTTTAGAAACCATGTGTAATCATTCAGATACCTTTAAGGTAGACTGTCCTATGTGTAGGATAAGTAcaccaataaattgtatatcctatgtaaaaaataaccaaGAAGGTGCAGGGTCAAACATAGTAATCAAAGGATCATTTTCTACTAAAATAGAATGTGTCACTTTAAAACTAATGGAATTGATTAGTCAGGATCCAAATGtgaaagttttaattttctcaAAT TGGGATAAAGCATTAAATCTTCTAGGAGAAGCTTTAGATCAAAATTCAATCAGTTATAGGATACTAAAAACGGGaactaagtataaaaaaacactaaaagaTTTTaaggtatgtaaaaaattaagataa